TCCACTCATAGTGCAAGCCGAATatcgtcaacatcacccTGTCGACAAACGGTACTGCGAAATTAAACGACTCTTTCTGTACCCAAGCGCTCGAGGTCGCCAAGTCGGAAGAAAACTTGTCAGGGAGGTGTTGAAGCGGGCGGAAGCCGAGGGCTACGACGTGGCACTTCTGGATACGCTGTCCAAGATGACATCGGCCATCAACCTTTACAAATCGGAGGGTttcgtcgaggttgaagcaTACACGTACAATCCACTGCAGGGAGCAATGTACTTCGCAAAGAAAATCACGGATGTTGCTACGTAAATAGGCTTGGCGGTTTGTGCCTTGACCCTTTCAATCAATAGCAGTTCAACTCCCCGTTGTTGTCAGCGGGTACTGATGCTTACTCTGTCAACGAGCGATTTGGTTTATGCGAGTGAAATAGAGGAATAGAGGAAAAGAATTTTACCCCACAACGCCATTTATTGGTATCTATAAACTTAATTCAAGCACTGCGAGTAATACTGGTTGAACTGCTTGCAAGTTCCCTCCGAGCAACAGGTCGCCCCGGTCCATGCCTGACCACCGCATTGTCCCCATAGAGCGGCGCAGTTAGTGCCTTGCTCCTGGCCATTTCCCTGTTCCTGTCCGTTTCCTCCTTCACTGCTGCCCCCCGTGGTTGTCTCCTGGGGTAGAAGGGTCGCACTCGGGCTACTGCCAGCGCTATCGCCGGAGCCAGTAGAGAGTTGAACGGGAGCTGTACCCTCATTGGAGTTACCGGTTGATGGCACAGCGGGAGTGTCATCGTTGGATCCACCAGCTTCGCCAGAAGCGCCAAGCTTGCTGTTGACGAAAGCCAAAGCCTCCGTTCCGTAGAGAGTAACGTATTGCTGATGGTGGTTGGCGTCGTTTCCGTTGCAGCAGTATGGATCCTCAGCATCACAGTACAACTGAACCTTACCAGCGTTTGGGCATACAAAACCCGATGGTCGAGCATCAAACTATCCCAAGATTGTTAGAGTGAGATGATACTCATTAGATTTTCTCTCAATTCACTTACGCCTCCAGAAGTGCAGGTTCCAACTCCATATGCGAGCCCACTGACATAACGAGGGTCACCAAGCAGGATGGCTGCCTTGACCTGGGCTACTGCGCTGGCTGTGATAGGAACAGCCGTGTCAGAGATGCCGGCTCCagagtctcctcctccgcagATGGCGTTGTGCATGATGTGGCCGCCCTAAGAATGGCATGGTGAGCACTTTGAGGTAGGTATTAAAGGTGAAACTTGGCAACAAACCTGTGAATATCCAACCAAAACGATCTGCGAATCGGGGCAGCGAGAGTGAAAGTCGTTAACAGCTGTGGCCACAGCCTCGGTGCCTTGTCGCGCAGAATCGCCGTACTGAACACCACCGCAGGAGGACTGGCCTCCACAGGCCGGGTATTCGATAGCCTCCGCGGTAGCACCTGAATGATCGGCCTTGATCATGTCGATCAGTGCACCAGCGGATCCAAAGCCCGGAGACACAGTGGTCTCGCGGGCGCCAAAAATTTGAATGTCAGGGCATGACTGCGCCTTGGCGACGAGGGCTTGCgccaagacaaagagaaGGGTCTGATCCAGAGAGGTTCGCATGTTGATGGATTGAAATGCACTTGATGTCTGAGAGTGTTTGTTTCCAGATCTAAATCCACTCTCCAGTTCTCCAAGTATTTAAAGCCTGAGCATCAAGTTCTAGAACGGCAAATTGCAGGGCCTGGATCTGAGACCCGAGCGGTTATTTCGGAACCTAATCGTTCGTGACTGGGATGGTGCATAGAACGTTCCCAAACAAATCAGCAGACACATCTCGTTTATTTAACTATTTTCCGTAGGCCCAGCGTCCGGTGGACCCATTTGTTTCCTGTCAAAGAGGGCATTGGTGGGTAAATCACTGTGCCATCAATCTGAAGATGAAACAACAACCCCCGGACAAGCCTGAAACAACTCGCGTCTGGCACTGGTTTGCAACCATATATGACAGCCTTTTAATTCATGCGAGATCACCATTTCATGGGCCGTCGGATCATTAACCGAACCGGAAGTCGCGTGGCTCAGCATCGCTGTTAACCAGACCCATTAACCTCGGTACGGGTTTTCGAAGCACGAATAATGGCTTGATTTAGAGACTAGAACTCACCTATAGTCGAGAATGAAGGAATTTCTCGCCCGATTTTATTGCTCTCGGCCAATTGAGATGCTCCTGCTGTTTAGAACTTGGCTTGTCCACCATCACCGTCAATTATCACCATGACTGGGCCGCCACTCGCTAGACCTGGAAGCAGGGCAACGACGCCTCATACCCAATAATAATAAGTCCCCAATTTGAATTCTCTCATGTAACTTAGGGAATCGATTGGGCCCATCATCTAAGTTTGACTGGAGTGTACGGATGTTGTGCGTGCCAGGAGGAGTCGCTTCTGCTAGCGCGTTCCTCCGGGATATTCACATTACCATTGACATGGGCATATTTCCAGGCAATTGGTGTAACCCGCAACTCATGTACGTGATTTGAAGCTGCGGTATTGCCGTCCTTGACTGATCAACGTGCTCGGCCACCCGTTCAAATCCGCGAGTCGGCAAATAACCATCTCCATTTTCCGTGAAATGGCCATCAATAACGACGATCCCCCGCATTCTTGAGCTTCAACTGTGCATCATGACAGCCAAAGGATTCAGGCTAAATCGGATATTCTTTAGGCAGATATGATATAAGTCCCGACATCGGAAAACTTACTTTAGTTTACCAAGGTAGGTAGCCATGGACGGCGGATCCATCATAATTATCAACATATATAGAACGTCGTTTGCCGTACAAACATTGCGCAAGAGGTCCGGGGACTTCATATCCATTCTATAGCAAATATGAAGACTTGCTTACTTGTACCCGCCATGGGATTCTTGGCACTTGGTGCTGCCACAAACTCAACATTTCACAACCCGATTCTCAGTGGTTTCAACCCGGATCCCAGTTGTGTCTTCGTACCCGAGTTCAATGACACATTCTTCTGTGTTACATCAAGTTTTCTCGCCTTTCCTGGCCTTCCAATTCATTCAAGTCACGATCTGGTGAACTGGAAGCATGTTTCAAATGCTTTCAGTCGCCCAGACCAGCTGCCTGGTATGGCGTTTCTCCCAAAAGCCACCAGCGGCATATATGCACCGACGCTGCGGTTTCATCAAGGCACTTTCTACTTAATGTCAACCCTGGTCAACCAACAACTTCCCCGTGTTAATGACTCTCGATGGGACAATTTCATCATGACCACCACGGACCCTTATAGCTCAAATGCGTGGTCTGATCCCGTCCATTTCAGCTTCCCTGGCTTTGACCCCTCGCCATTCTGGGACGATGATGGGTCTACATGGGTTGCAGGCGCACACACAGCGGCGTACTATCCTGGAGTGATGCATGCACCACTGAACTTTGAGACGGGAGAAATTGGCGACATCATAATGCCATGGAATGGAACTGGTGGAGCCTCTCCTGAAGCACCTCATGTTTGGAAGCGCAATGGCTGGTATTACCTCCTCCTGGCCGAGGGAGGAACTCGAGAAAATCACATGGTCACCATGGCACGGGCACGCAGCATCAAGGGGCCTTATGAGCCGGCGCCTCAAAACCCTCTTCTCACAGCTGCCAATGACACGAGTTCCTACTTCCAGGCTGTTGGACACGCAGATCTCTTCCAGGATGCCGACGGTCAGTGGTGGGCATCTGCCTTGGCTGTTCGAGCTGGGGGCTCGTATGGCCAAAAGCCTGGCCCATACTTTGGAAATCTGCCAATGGGGAGAGAAACAGTGCTTACTCCCGTCACGTGGGAGGATGGCGAGTTTCCCGTCTTTTCCAATGTTACTGGAACCATGTCTGGATGGAAGTTACCTCCGGAGTCATATGTGGATGAAGGGGAGGGTCAGCTGAATGGCGCTGACGACCTGGTCACTTTTCCTCCTGGAAGCAACCTACCGATTCATTTCGTCCACTTGCGACTACCGAAGAGCAGAAATTACAAGATCTCTCCTCCTGGCCACGCTAACAGCCTTTCTCTGAAATCTTCTGTACTCAACCTTACTGCCTTCGACGGCGACTTTGCACTAGGACGAGGCCAGACGTTCATTGGTCGACGAATGGCGCACTCCATGTTCAAGTACAGCGTGGAAATCGACTGGGCCCAATCCttaaagaaagaagaaatgGAAGTTGGTGTTTCATTGTTCCAAGACCAATCTCAACATATTGACCTGGGTATTGTGATGCTCAAGCCAAAGGGGAGCGATTTGTTGCAGCCTTATCTACGCTTCCGTGGACACTCGGAAACCCCCTACCGCGGTAGGAGTGTAATCCCAGAGAACTTGACACGTATTCCGGCCCAGTGGGTTGGAAAGCAGCTTCGGCTGGAAATCGAAACAAAAAACAGTACCCATTTCGAGTTCAGGGCCGGCCTGGCTGGCTCaacaggccaagaagaggtcAGGGTACTTGGTCATTGTCGTGGAACTGACGTGGTCCCATATTATTCCGGTTAGTTGTGT
This Fusarium keratoplasticum isolate Fu6.1 chromosome 6, whole genome shotgun sequence DNA region includes the following protein-coding sequences:
- a CDS encoding CBM1 domain-containing protein, which translates into the protein MRTSLDQTLLFVLAQALVAKAQSCPDIQIFGARETTVSPGFGSAGALIDMIKADHSGATAEAIEYPACGGQSSCGGVQYGDSARQGTEAVATAVNDFHSRCPDSQIVLVGYSQGGHIMHNAICGGGDSGAGISDTAVPITASAVAQVKAAILLGDPRYVSGLAYGVGTCTSGGFDARPSGFVCPNAGKVQLYCDAEDPYCCNGNDANHHQQYVTLYGTEALAFVNSKLGASGEAGGSNDDTPAVPSTGNSNEGTAPVQLSTGSGDSAGSSPSATLLPQETTTGGSSEGGNGQEQGNGQEQGTNCAALWGQCGGQAWTGATCCSEGTCKQFNQYYSQCLN
- a CDS encoding GH43-C2 domain-containing protein translates to MGFLALGAATNSTFHNPILSGFNPDPSCVFVPEFNDTFFCVTSSFLAFPGLPIHSSHDLVNWKHVSNAFSRPDQLPGMAFLPKATSGIYAPTLRFHQGTFYLMSTLVNQQLPRVNDSRWDNFIMTTTDPYSSNAWSDPVHFSFPGFDPSPFWDDDGSTWVAGAHTAAYYPGVMHAPLNFETGEIGDIIMPWNGTGGASPEAPHVWKRNGWYYLLLAEGGTRENHMVTMARARSIKGPYEPAPQNPLLTAANDTSSYFQAVGHADLFQDADGQWWASALAVRAGGSYGQKPGPYFGNLPMGRETVLTPVTWEDGEFPVFSNVTGTMSGWKLPPESYVDEGEGQLNGADDLVTFPPGSNLPIHFVHLRLPKSRNYKISPPGHANSLSLKSSVLNLTAFDGDFALGRGQTFIGRRMAHSMFKYSVEIDWAQSLKKEEMEVGVSLFQDQSQHIDLGIVMLKPKGSDLLQPYLRFRGHSETPYRGRSVIPENLTRIPAQWVGKQLRLEIETKNSTHFEFRAGLAGSTGQEEVRVLGHCRGTDVVPYYSGAILGVYATTNGKHGEQAFETYISNWRYQGLRQFRSQEDVDEADASRG